A stretch of the Capsicum annuum cultivar UCD-10X-F1 chromosome 8, UCD10Xv1.1, whole genome shotgun sequence genome encodes the following:
- the LOC107840221 gene encoding probable serine/threonine-protein kinase PIX13, with amino-acid sequence MTSARANRSRLENRSILSMVSFLGRLSHPNLVKLLGYCHEAKELVLVYEFRLKGSLDNQLYGRCSAALSRPWNVRLKIVIGAARGLAFLHSSEKQVNCRDFKTSNILLVGCEDNHILTWQK; translated from the exons ATGACGTCGGCGAGAGCCAATCGGAGTCGACTCGAAAATAGATCAATTTTg TCCATGGTGAGCTTTCTTGGAAGGCTTTCTCATCCTAACCTGGTCAAACTCTTGGGGTACTGCCATGAAGCCAAAGAACTAGTGCTTGTCTATGAGTTCAGGCTAAAGGGGAGCTTGGACAACCAGCTTTATGGAA GGTGCTCTGCTGCTTTGTCACGTCCATGGAATGTAAGGCTTAAAATTGTAATTGGAGCAGCACGAGGCTTGGCATTCCTACATTCATCAGAGAAGCAAGTCAATTGCAGAGACTTCAAAACCTCGAATATATTACTTGTTGGA TGCGAAGATAATCATATTCTGACTTGGCAAAAGTAG
- the LOC107853613 gene encoding uncharacterized protein LOC107853613 isoform X2: protein MYFSYFVFNYISNLSPIQPVKSAPVVQDFPRLNSPRTESIKLVGKEPASSTIQRSQRPQLSSEAFCGMNENYNNVINNSDGTRVSVSLPRSRVNPFVQKISDNSIFVHEQSGSSIRCVHEFLLDVSNSESGNPSNSTNTSLKVTDKIPQSPNSAGDSKESVANIASKDARQDEIPEDAARVVVEQAEKDNKGNSSYNQKDIGVCSTNTDPDFPPTGLCTEIVPYLLAHSSSPCHYGDRHMAQLSGVDRTMLDEASNIRIKSLETARDCRNDSDKINTMPVAPDESIVQHDSQTKVH from the exons ATGTATTTCTCTTACTTTGTCTTCAATTATATTAGCAACCTCTCTCCTATACAACCTGTCAAGAGTGCTCCAGTTGTGCAAGATTTCCCACGGCTGAATTCTCCCCGCACAGAGTCAATCAAGCTTGTTGGAAAG GAGCCAGCTTCCTCAACTATCCAGAGGAGCCAGCGTCCTCAACTATCCAGTGAAGCGTTTTGTGGGATGAATGAGAATTATAACAATGTTATCAATAATTCAGATGGCACTAGAGTATCTGTTTCTCTGCCAAGAAGTAGAGTAAACCCTTTTGTTCAGAAAATATCTGATAATAGTATCTTTGTGCATGAACAAAGTGGGAGTTCCATAAGATGTGTTCATGAATTCTTACTTGATGTTTCAAATTCAGAGTCTGGTAATCCTTCAAATTCAACTAATACCAGCCTAAAAGTAACTGATAAGATTCCTCAATCTCCTAATAGTGCTGGAGATTCAAAGGAATCTGTCGCTAACATTGCAAGTAAAGATGCAAGACAAGACGAGATTCCAGAAGATGCAGCTCGTGTTGTTGTAGAGCAAGCTGAAAAGGATAATAAGGGAAACTCCTCATACAATCAAAAAGATATTGGGGTTTGCAGTACCAATACTGATCCTGATTTTCCACCTACAGGTTTATGTACAGAGATTGTTCCCTACTTGCTTGCTCATAGTTCATCGCCTTGTCATTATGGTGACCGACACATGGCTCAA CTTTCAGGGGTTGACCGCACTATGTTGGATGAAGCTTCTAATATACGGATCAAATCATTGGAGACTGCACGTGATTGCAGAAATGATAGTGATAAGATTAACACAATGCCAGTTGCACCGGATGAAAGCATTGTACAGCATGATTCTCAAACGAAG GTACATTAA
- the LOC107853613 gene encoding uncharacterized protein LOC107853613 isoform X1, protein MYFSYFVFNYISNLSPIQPVKSAPVVQDFPRLNSPRTESIKLVGKEPASSTIQRSQRPQLSSEAFCGMNENYNNVINNSDGTRVSVSLPRSRVNPFVQKISDNSIFVHEQSGSSIRCVHEFLLDVSNSESGNPSNSTNTSLKVTDKIPQSPNSAGDSKESVANIASKDARQDEIPEDAARVVVEQAEKDNKGNSSYNQKDIGVCSTNTDPDFPPTGLCTEIVPYLLAHSSSPCHYGDRHMAQLSGVDRTMLDEASNIRIKSLETARDCRNDSDKINTMPVAPDESIVQHDSQTKNHLLFLT, encoded by the exons ATGTATTTCTCTTACTTTGTCTTCAATTATATTAGCAACCTCTCTCCTATACAACCTGTCAAGAGTGCTCCAGTTGTGCAAGATTTCCCACGGCTGAATTCTCCCCGCACAGAGTCAATCAAGCTTGTTGGAAAG GAGCCAGCTTCCTCAACTATCCAGAGGAGCCAGCGTCCTCAACTATCCAGTGAAGCGTTTTGTGGGATGAATGAGAATTATAACAATGTTATCAATAATTCAGATGGCACTAGAGTATCTGTTTCTCTGCCAAGAAGTAGAGTAAACCCTTTTGTTCAGAAAATATCTGATAATAGTATCTTTGTGCATGAACAAAGTGGGAGTTCCATAAGATGTGTTCATGAATTCTTACTTGATGTTTCAAATTCAGAGTCTGGTAATCCTTCAAATTCAACTAATACCAGCCTAAAAGTAACTGATAAGATTCCTCAATCTCCTAATAGTGCTGGAGATTCAAAGGAATCTGTCGCTAACATTGCAAGTAAAGATGCAAGACAAGACGAGATTCCAGAAGATGCAGCTCGTGTTGTTGTAGAGCAAGCTGAAAAGGATAATAAGGGAAACTCCTCATACAATCAAAAAGATATTGGGGTTTGCAGTACCAATACTGATCCTGATTTTCCACCTACAGGTTTATGTACAGAGATTGTTCCCTACTTGCTTGCTCATAGTTCATCGCCTTGTCATTATGGTGACCGACACATGGCTCAA CTTTCAGGGGTTGACCGCACTATGTTGGATGAAGCTTCTAATATACGGATCAAATCATTGGAGACTGCACGTGATTGCAGAAATGATAGTGATAAGATTAACACAATGCCAGTTGCACCGGATGAAAGCATTGTACAGCATGATTCTCAAACGAAG AACCATCTGCTCTTTTTGACGTAA
- the LOC107853613 gene encoding uncharacterized protein LOC107853613 isoform X3, producing the protein MYFSYFVFNYISNLSPIQPVKSAPVVQDFPRLNSPRTESIKLVGKEPASSTIQRSQRPQLSSEAFCGMNENYNNVINNSDGTRVSVSLPRSRVNPFVQKISDNSIFVHEQSGSSIRCVHEFLLDVSNSESGNPSNSTNTSLKVTDKIPQSPNSAGDSKESVANIASKDARQDEIPEDAARVVVEQAEKDNKGNSSYNQKDIGVCSTNTDPDFPPTGLCTEIVPYLLAHSSSPCHYGDRHMAQLSGVDRTMLDEASNIRIKSLETARDCRNDSDKINTMPVAPDESIVQHDSQTKQ; encoded by the exons ATGTATTTCTCTTACTTTGTCTTCAATTATATTAGCAACCTCTCTCCTATACAACCTGTCAAGAGTGCTCCAGTTGTGCAAGATTTCCCACGGCTGAATTCTCCCCGCACAGAGTCAATCAAGCTTGTTGGAAAG GAGCCAGCTTCCTCAACTATCCAGAGGAGCCAGCGTCCTCAACTATCCAGTGAAGCGTTTTGTGGGATGAATGAGAATTATAACAATGTTATCAATAATTCAGATGGCACTAGAGTATCTGTTTCTCTGCCAAGAAGTAGAGTAAACCCTTTTGTTCAGAAAATATCTGATAATAGTATCTTTGTGCATGAACAAAGTGGGAGTTCCATAAGATGTGTTCATGAATTCTTACTTGATGTTTCAAATTCAGAGTCTGGTAATCCTTCAAATTCAACTAATACCAGCCTAAAAGTAACTGATAAGATTCCTCAATCTCCTAATAGTGCTGGAGATTCAAAGGAATCTGTCGCTAACATTGCAAGTAAAGATGCAAGACAAGACGAGATTCCAGAAGATGCAGCTCGTGTTGTTGTAGAGCAAGCTGAAAAGGATAATAAGGGAAACTCCTCATACAATCAAAAAGATATTGGGGTTTGCAGTACCAATACTGATCCTGATTTTCCACCTACAGGTTTATGTACAGAGATTGTTCCCTACTTGCTTGCTCATAGTTCATCGCCTTGTCATTATGGTGACCGACACATGGCTCAA CTTTCAGGGGTTGACCGCACTATGTTGGATGAAGCTTCTAATATACGGATCAAATCATTGGAGACTGCACGTGATTGCAGAAATGATAGTGATAAGATTAACACAATGCCAGTTGCACCGGATGAAAGCATTGTACAGCATGATTCTCAAACGAAG CAATGA
- the LOC107853613 gene encoding uncharacterized protein LOC107853613 isoform X4, whose amino-acid sequence MYFSYFVFNYISNLSPIQPVKSAPVVQDFPRLNSPRTESIKLVGKEPASSTIQRSQRPQLSSEAFCGMNENYNNVINNSDGTRVSVSLPRSRVNPFVQKISDNSIFVHEQSGSSIRCVHEFLLDVSNSESGNPSNSTNTSLKVTDKIPQSPNSAGDSKESVANIASKDARQDEIPEDAARVVVEQAEKDNKGLCTEIVPYLLAHSSSPCHYGDRHMAQLSGVDRTMLDEASNIRIKSLETARDCRNDSDKINTMPVAPDESIVQHDSQTKNHLLFLT is encoded by the exons ATGTATTTCTCTTACTTTGTCTTCAATTATATTAGCAACCTCTCTCCTATACAACCTGTCAAGAGTGCTCCAGTTGTGCAAGATTTCCCACGGCTGAATTCTCCCCGCACAGAGTCAATCAAGCTTGTTGGAAAG GAGCCAGCTTCCTCAACTATCCAGAGGAGCCAGCGTCCTCAACTATCCAGTGAAGCGTTTTGTGGGATGAATGAGAATTATAACAATGTTATCAATAATTCAGATGGCACTAGAGTATCTGTTTCTCTGCCAAGAAGTAGAGTAAACCCTTTTGTTCAGAAAATATCTGATAATAGTATCTTTGTGCATGAACAAAGTGGGAGTTCCATAAGATGTGTTCATGAATTCTTACTTGATGTTTCAAATTCAGAGTCTGGTAATCCTTCAAATTCAACTAATACCAGCCTAAAAGTAACTGATAAGATTCCTCAATCTCCTAATAGTGCTGGAGATTCAAAGGAATCTGTCGCTAACATTGCAAGTAAAGATGCAAGACAAGACGAGATTCCAGAAGATGCAGCTCGTGTTGTTGTAGAGCAAGCTGAAAAGGATAATAAGG GTTTATGTACAGAGATTGTTCCCTACTTGCTTGCTCATAGTTCATCGCCTTGTCATTATGGTGACCGACACATGGCTCAA CTTTCAGGGGTTGACCGCACTATGTTGGATGAAGCTTCTAATATACGGATCAAATCATTGGAGACTGCACGTGATTGCAGAAATGATAGTGATAAGATTAACACAATGCCAGTTGCACCGGATGAAAGCATTGTACAGCATGATTCTCAAACGAAG AACCATCTGCTCTTTTTGACGTAA